CAAGTGAACCGACAGTAATATTGCTGGGCAGCTTTGTGGTGATCCACTATTTTGTTCGAGTTGAAGGAAAGGGTAACAAAGCAGTTTGAAACAGTTGAAATTTcttagtaaatgaaaaaaagattaCAGAATACCATAGGAAACTATGCATGATTACCAATGCTTTGGTATTGTTATTCCACAAACGAAACCGAAGGATACTGAGAGATTAAGTTTCCTAACCTTTGAGATGAGGTATCCACCTATATGCACATCGTCGGCAGACATACGGGGAGCACCCGAAATGGCAGGTGGAGCCAATCGTAGAACTTCATGAAGAGTGGCCTCCAGGTAGTGAAGTCTGCAGTATGTGGAGGTCAaatgttgttattgtcattatcctTACAAGAGAGGCTCTAGCCCCAGATGGAAAAGTAaaatgatataagtccaagggccctaCTAGGGAATGTAGCCAATTATGGAAAAGAACTGAagcaaaaaattaattataaaggaggaatgaaagaaattaaaataagacaaaaaacaAAGTTAAATAAATATGCAACAGATAAACTATGAAATGGGACATACTAATGTGCTTAAAGAGCAAACAATCCTGGAGTCAATGAAttatgaaaacaaacaaacaaatacaagcAAATAGATACCTCCATGGAGTTAGTAGTATTTCGCACCAGTGCCCAATTCCTAACTATAATCTTTGAAATAAATGTTTGTCTTCATACCCAATTGCTTACAGTGACTTGCCGAGCAGTGTTTGTGCTTTCCTGCCTAAATTTCTCCACCGGCCTGTGGAGTAAAATGTGTGGGTGACGATGCAAAATTCTTACTGCGGCTCCTGGTGAGGTCAAACCAAATTCCTCACCATAACTTGCGGACAAGTGTTTTCATGCTATTTCCCAATTCTTTGCTTAGCCTGGTGAGTAAAGAGTTTGTGTACTCATGCACAATTCCTCAATATGGCCGTTGGAGTAGTTTTCTCATGTTCATACTTAATTCCTCATTGTAATGTGTGGAATAAAGTGTTTGACTGTCCATTTATATTGCCTATCCATGGCATATGGACTTGAGTATTTCTGTACTCATGCTTTATTTCTCACTAAGGCCTGTGGAGTAGTGTTTTGTGTTTATGCCCAATTGCTAACCATGGCCTGATGAGTAGTATACAGTGCTTATGCCTAATACTGAACACCATTTTTCTTTGTGTAGTGTATTGAGTTCATGTCTAATTTCTCAATGTGGGCGGTAGAGTATTGTGTTCATGTTCATGTTTTATTTATCACAGTAGGCTGTGGAATAGGTTCTTGTTCATGGCTAATTTCTAACCGCGGCCTGTGGTGTACTGTACTCTCACcatggtctttattattattattattattattattattattattattattattacttgctaagctacaatcctagttggaaaagcaggatgctatgagcccagtggccctaacagagaaaatagtccagtgaggaaaggaaataaggaaaaataaaatattttaagaacagtaacaacatttaaataaatatttcctatataaactataaaaactgtaataaaacaagaagagaaatcagatagaatagtgtgcccgagtgtaccctcaagcaagagaactctaacccaagacagtggaagaccatggtacagatggactaaaaaacaatggtctgattttggagtgtccttctcctagaagagttgcttaccatagctaaagagtatcttctacccttaccatgaggaaggtaaccactgaactattacagtgcagtagttaatcccttgggtgaagaagaattgtttggtaatcttagtgttgtcaggtgtatgaggacagagggaatatgtaaagaataagccagactattcggtgtatgtgtaagcgaagggaatgaaccgtaaccagagagaaggatccaatgtagtactatctggccaatcgaaagaccccataactctctagcaatagtatatcAATGgccagctggtgccctggccaacctcctacaCTATAGTAGTGTTTGTGTCCACGCCAAATTCTTCACGGTGACTCCTAGAATAGGGTGTCTATGCTCATACTAAATTTCTTACTTTCACCTGTGGAGTTGTGCTTGTGTGAATGCATAATTCTTCCGTGACTTATGGAGAAATGATTCTGTGTTCATGCTTTATTCTTCATTCTGACTTGTTTCTGTAATCAAGCACAATTCCTTACTTTGTGCTCTAGATTTACATAACTGTGTTTTGGCCAAACCCCTTAATCTGGCCTGTGGAGGAATGTTTTTGTTCATATATAATCCATCACTAAGGGCTATCGAGTAGTGTTTTAGCATTCTTCTTTAGTCTTCACAATGGCCTGTATATCTGTGTTCATGCCTAATTTCTTGGAGTGGCATGTGGAGCAGTGACTCGATGTCCATGCTTACTTCCTCACCATGACCTCTAGAATAGATTGTCTGTGttcattactaatttttttttgccAACGCCAGTTAAGCAGTTTCTGCATTCATATATCACCATGGGCTGTGGAGAAGTGTTTCTACATTTATGCCTAATCCCTCACAATGACCTCTTGAGAAGACCTTCTGCGTAAATATATAAAACCTCACCGTAGTTTTTCGAATAGTTTGTCTGTGATCATGTTGCTTTTGTCACCGTTTTGTCAGGTGTACCGTTTCTGTATTCATCCCTAATTTTTCACGTTGTCTGAAGAGAAGTGATCATCTGTTAAATGCCTATTTCCTCACCGTGGCCTGTGGAGTAGAGATGGGAGAGTATCCCGACCTACAACGTCGTCTAACTCCCTCTGGACCTTTTTCTGCACCTCGGGGTGAGAAGCTAAATAAAGGCTCGCCCATCTAATCGTTGAAGACGTGGTGTCGAATCCTGCAGCGAACAGGTCGAATATATCTCTGATCAAATCGTCCTCTGTAATGAGAAAATCATAGCGACATTACGTATGCTTTCAATACGTACTCTAGTCTAGTCTAAGAATTCTTTATCAAAACAGTAAATTTGCTCCGCTGTTTTGACATGCATTGATCATAGACTTTTTTTCCTACAATAAGTATCAGTGTTTATAAGACTGATGTTTGTTTATTGTCAAAGATTACTTTACTATATCGTATTTAATCTGTCATTCCGATATTTACTAAATAAAATATCGAAGTATGAATATTACGAGCACGTTAATCAATGTGATGTTTGAAAGTATAAATCGGCTTTccctagaaaaaaatatttgttaatatatctATTCGTTAATCAAAACTGGGACAAACAACAACAGAATTATATCCACTCTCAGTCATGCTAATAATCAATAAATGTAAAAACTATTCATCCAAAATGTATTATCTCATTCCTTTTTATATAGTACTGAAAACTTTAGTAACACCTCTCAGTCTTTAATGCATTCTCGGTCACTCAAATATTTATATAGAGACATTTTTCCAAATATTCTGCTATTCGTTTATAGTAAGACgtaaatatttatctaattttattgCCAAGATGCCACATAATCCAAATCCATCACTCAAACCACCCCAAAACAGACCATGACATACCACTGAATACCTCAGAATCCGTTTCGTTCTTCTGCTTATCCAGCTCAATTAGATAATTATCGATGACGTCTCGAGGGTTGTTGGGGTCAAAGTTGGTCTTGTGATCATCTACGATTTCCTGACGGGTTTAGTCGAGGATTCTAAGTTAGTTCTTATGGATTGTCATTGATGATAATGCATTGATTTGCAGATGatcaagaatatgagagagagagagagagagagagagagagagagagagagagagagagagagagagagagagagattgcattcatTTCAGAATTAACTATCAATGAAACCAGTATTCAACATCTGATAAAAGATACTGGGAATTTTTCTGTATGAGttaattaataaatcaattaaACATATGCTAGAGAGTTACctcaacaaataaacaaaagaacAAAACAAGTTTAGTCACTGAACAGTTCTATGCAATCAACTGTTATAAGATTAATTTTAAGACACCTTTTCTAACAGATTACATATCATAATTAACACTAAATACcttctttatgattattttttcataaaatttccccAGTTTTATAACAAATTATGTCAACGAGTTTTACGACAACGACATTCTATCTTAATGATTCAAAACCAAAACCCATTTTCCTTTAACCATTCCAATAGAAATGTTTTATGCAATAAAATGACCCATTTAAAtcttcatatactgtacacatataaatTAATGGTAATGCTGGAAACTTGAACTATATCAATAAATCTAAATCTTAAAAGTATTCTGAACATGACTGATGTATTTTCTCATGAACACTCAGATCTTGGAAAGCTGATCTCTCCAGTTTGAATTTACCGATATATTTTGAAAGTAGATCACTGCTGTACTTTGCTTCTGTAAAAGACtgggaaaatattaaatttcataaatGGTCTCGCTTTAACGTACCCAGATACCACAGGAATATAAAATACCAAATGCTGGTAAAACTTGTAACAAACTTCAGGATTCTGGTACATAAACTCCAATGGGCCACAACGAAGTCCCAAACCTATTAGAAAACGTACATcagaaaaacataattttaaacACTGAAACCTCACCTTCATAAAGGCTTTGGCTCTGACGCTATTTTTTTCACGCCAGTCGTACTTGAATAGACGCTTGAACAATACATTGGGAAGATAATTCAACCAAGGGAAGATGTCGGGGAGAAGAACAAACTTCGCGTTTTTCTGAAATTCCTTGATTAAAGCCAAAAGTTCCAGGATCTTCGCCTCGTGCAAGTCATACCGACGACCTGTTGGTGGAGAGGAATCTTCTTTACTAAATAGGCCTCAAAAGCCAGTGTGTGATACTTGCTCTGTTGAGCGTCCACGGTGTCACACTGCCCAGCAGTACTAGTCTTTAATGCACCATTGCTCTAGTTTAAGTTCATgtttaattttacttaatttactttgatCCTTACTATAAATGAATCTGtcaattgatttatttttcttatatgttgcttATTTAATATGCTATTCTCTCTGACTTTTCTGCATATTTAGATTATGATCAGGGGAAGATTGCTTTGCAAGTTAGTTAATGGATTTTAGTGGGTGCTGCACAAGAACATTTACACATTTTTAATCCTATgtttattactactaataataatgataataaaacaataattataataatattgataatgactaACACTGCTAAGAATATCAAATTTTAGTGGCTATCTAGaattcataaaagagagagagagagagagagagagagagagagagagagagagagagagagagagagagaaacacaaacacacacacacacacacacatatatatatatatatatatatatatatttatatatatatatatatatatatatatatatatatatatatgtgtgtgtgtgtgtgtgtgtgtgtgtgtgtgtgtgtgtgtgttttgctttaATGAAGTGGAGATAGACTATGTATTTGATAGTAGTTTGTCGCTATCCCACGTGTTTTTCAaacatcaaaatatatacataaaaagttaaTTCTGAATATCAATTAAAATCATTATGGTATTCCAAAGCACTTTAATTATGCAAACATATAAGACAAAAACTTGGGTTGTAATAAATTCCTTGACGCAGATCTTGATATCAATTTCTGGCACCTTTGTCTAACTAGTTCTTAGTGCATGTtgcacacgatttttttttttttttttttttaataattctgactctcctttgcatttagatattcCCAAACTGTATcagttttgccttctccatcataagaatcTATACTCACAATAtactagaagtttcattccaactGTGGCTAgtttgcggaatgatcttcctgatgtGATGGGTGAACCGGAGAAATTTTGTAACTTTAAACATGTTGCAAAtgattttctgttgagcaggttgacttGCCTCGTTTCATAATCTATATTTGACTTATctatttaactttgttactgatattaatatatttctttttatttcttacttaTAGTTTATCTGTTACTTCTCTATATCCTTCCcgtactgggctgttttcctttttGGAGCGCATGGGTATGGAGCATTCTTCTCTTCCAATTAGGTATAGTTTGGctacttataatgataatgatgctaaTACTAACTAATTCTCTAACTTGGTGAGATCACTTTTTAGATCGATAGTTAGAAAAAAAACAAGCCCCTCTAAAAATTACTTTTAAGTGGTAGTTTCATTGTGAGAGAAGTGACATCTATCACATTACAAGATATGAATTACTGGAGTTATCCAAAAGGTAAATAGAATTATTTATCAATAACTGAAATAACAAAACCGTTGTACATCATTTACGCATGGaaaatataaacttaataaaagaaaaacagctgAAAGGAAAATGTCCATATATAAAGAGAAACAAAACGGAATGATGTCATCCTTAGGAATGTTAGTTAAAGAGTATTTTTGTTTCTaacttgactactactactactactaataataataataaaaaaaaacactttagaaaCGAAACTTACTTGCAACAAGTTGCCAAATGACATTAAGGACAGCAACATTGATGGACTGCGGGAAATGAGTTGGTTTGTCTGTGTAATTGCGTATGTCCTCGACCAAAAGTTTAGCCTCGCGATGAATGGCGTCGGCCAAGTAGGATTTGCCCATTCCTAAGTCCCTCAAGTTCCTCAGGTGGAATCGACGAGATATACGCCAAGAATCCCCATTCCTGCCTATTATTCCTTTGGGTAGAAGCAGGTAGGTGTTGTAGTCGTTATGGTGGACTGAGCATTTAATTAGATAAAGGAGAGTAATGGTACTTCTGATtaaattcaaaagaaatatataaactcaaACAGACAAATGGTGATCGACAAATAGGCCAAGTGCAGCCACCTGTAAGGCTTTCCAAAAACATACAGGGACGTGAAGAGAGATAGAAGCTAGGAAAAAAACAAGATCAAATAAATTGAGGTTCACCTGTGGTTCAAAATATCATAAATCTACTGTTCTACAATGATATGCTAAGTAATGAAATAGAGCAATAGGATAAGGGCTATAACCTGTTTTGAACGAAAAAACTGCACTATGATTGTTCCATTGAAGATAactaaaaatagatagatagatagatagacagactgaAAGAATATACCTGGTTTGCCGTCGCCTAGATGCTCCATAACTCTCCATCCAGGACGGTCATTCATCTCAGTCTTGGAGAAAGCTTCCTTTGCCAATTTGTAATTGCTCACCATTATAAAATTTCTACCGCCAACACCCAAACTGTGTAAAAATCAAAGCAATAATCATTCGAGGAATGTTAacaaatgtcctaattcatgtatgtagatgtgtcttgtacgacaaggtaaatgaactcaatattcatgagtattccacaaaaatctatgtatCAGCTTgctattgcaaagattgcatttttctagcgaagggagtttagttgcctttgggcgatCGAGTTGATAGgttcctcacctgagagggtagctgtgtacagtgtacttacgaacgaaccttttgtaataaatgaagaaaacccatattccgacgtctcattatccgtctacatgggtcacaAACAATTAAACTGTGTCAGGATATTTTGTTTTGATGCCATTTTTTGTGTCCATAATACAGTATCGCTTTCAGATGGGTTTATCACattcaattatattttcctttttctttttcttaaagaaCATCATAAAATTGATGATATCTAGGACTAAGTTATACCATTCGAAAGGCTATCATGTCAAATTGTTATCTAGATACATTGGTCTTTCCAAATTACCTACCAATGAATTAGTCCATAAGGCAATACCTACTAAATTACAAGCGAGGCAAAATTTTCATTAATGAATATTTGATTTAAACAAAACAATTTAggcaatagatattttttttttcaagattcatACAGTTCACAATTCATATTACTTTCTCTTTAAagctataaaaaaataaatacatttctgaaTTTTCAAGAACAGATAACAAAAATCGAAATTTGGAAAGGAATGTTTTTGCTGAAATTATAATTACTGGAAAGTCTTCACTGGTTTCATTTCATGAACGGATTTAAATTCTTTAATTTCGGAAATCTATAAGAAGTCATGGTGGCACAGCTCTTCCTTCAGGACAAATAGAAATGAAATAGACTTTGAACGATAGAAAACTCCctcgtttttcgttttctcttAATTAGAGCCGTAATCTGTGTATTATCCTTTATGAGCTTGTTTAGCTTAATAAAGCGAAGTAGGTAACCTTTCTTATTAATTGCATTATTTTCAATACTGTAAAGGGGCTCAAACTTCTCCCATAGAAGCCTCTACATTAGATCTCCAAAACGTGATGAATAAAAAGCTTCCTTTATTAAAAACTATGAAACGCGTCGAGAGCTAATTCTGCAAAGTGTAAGATTGTCCTTCGAAAAGGGAGATTTCTCTGTTCACATTACcttcatattcataataatataaaaagacacTATTTCTCCAATCTTTTCTGTCCTCTTTAAATGAGTTGCTCTTAATTTTCGATTATAGCAATTGAACCGAAATGTTAATATCAAAGTTAATGCAATTTGCAAGTTATTTTCACCACAAAGAAAACAG
The nucleotide sequence above comes from Palaemon carinicauda isolate YSFRI2023 chromosome 18, ASM3689809v2, whole genome shotgun sequence. Encoded proteins:
- the LOC137657738 gene encoding cytochrome P450 2L1-like isoform X1, translated to MEDSRRFLRLMPLESFARMITEIFLFLVVVVLLFLLRNKEPPGAPPGPTRWPIIGSFSLASNVKDQLALIDKYGDVVSLGVGGRNFIMVSNYKLAKEAFSKTEMNDRPGWRVMEHLGDGKPGIIGRNGDSWRISRRFHLRNLRDLGMGKSYLADAIHREAKLLVEDIRNYTDKPTHFPQSINVAVLNVIWQLVASRRYDLHEAKILELLALIKEFQKNAKFVLLPDIFPWLNYLPNVLFKRLFKYDWREKNSVRAKAFMKEIVDDHKTNFDPNNPRDVIDNYLIELDKQKNETDSEVFSEDDLIRDIFDLFAAGFDTTSSTIRWASLYLASHPEVQKKVQRELDDVVGRDTLPSLLHRPRLHYLEATLHEVLRLAPPAISGAPRMSADDVHIGGYLISKGSTVFATIGAIQQDNRYWEQPEKFYPERFIDESGNFSVPKEGFLPFSVGKRSCIGEALARMELYLFAAALLQNFSFAPPEGCQINLDPLDAPGMMLPREQDLIITSRT
- the LOC137657738 gene encoding cytochrome P450 2L1-like isoform X2, translating into MITEIFLFLVVVVLLFLLRNKEPPGAPPGPTRWPIIGSFSLASNVKDQLALIDKYGDVVSLGVGGRNFIMVSNYKLAKEAFSKTEMNDRPGWRVMEHLGDGKPGIIGRNGDSWRISRRFHLRNLRDLGMGKSYLADAIHREAKLLVEDIRNYTDKPTHFPQSINVAVLNVIWQLVASRRYDLHEAKILELLALIKEFQKNAKFVLLPDIFPWLNYLPNVLFKRLFKYDWREKNSVRAKAFMKEIVDDHKTNFDPNNPRDVIDNYLIELDKQKNETDSEVFSEDDLIRDIFDLFAAGFDTTSSTIRWASLYLASHPEVQKKVQRELDDVVGRDTLPSLLHRPRLHYLEATLHEVLRLAPPAISGAPRMSADDVHIGGYLISKGSTVFATIGAIQQDNRYWEQPEKFYPERFIDESGNFSVPKEGFLPFSVGKRSCIGEALARMELYLFAAALLQNFSFAPPEGCQINLDPLDAPGMMLPREQDLIITSRT